In one Stigmatella erecta genomic region, the following are encoded:
- a CDS encoding zinc-binding alcohol dehydrogenase family protein, with protein sequence MKAIGFYQPLPVDHPEALLDIELPEPVPGPHDLLVEVRAISVNPVDTKIRRGATPKAGEARVPGWDAAGIVRAVGSQVTLFKAGDRVWYAGDLTRPGSYSERHLVDERITGRMPKSLDFAHAAALPLTAITAWEMLFDRLRVQDADPTQNNGLLVIGAAGGVGSILVQLARQLTGLTVIGTASRPETSEWVRSLGAHHVIDHGKPLAEELKRAGLGEVPYVAGLTHTHQHFAQIVEALAPQGKVVLIDDPESIDVRQLKRKSASLHWELMFTRPMYQTADMKRQHDLLNRVADLVDAGTVKTTVSEHFGTINAKNLQRAHALIESNKARGKVVLEGF encoded by the coding sequence ATGAAAGCCATTGGGTTCTACCAGCCGCTGCCCGTTGACCACCCCGAGGCGCTGCTGGACATCGAGCTTCCCGAGCCGGTGCCGGGGCCGCATGACCTGCTGGTCGAGGTCCGGGCCATCTCGGTCAATCCGGTCGACACCAAGATTCGCCGGGGGGCCACCCCGAAGGCGGGCGAGGCGCGGGTGCCGGGCTGGGATGCGGCGGGCATCGTCCGGGCGGTGGGCAGCCAGGTCACCCTGTTCAAGGCCGGGGACCGCGTGTGGTACGCGGGCGACCTCACCCGCCCGGGCAGCTACAGCGAGCGCCACCTGGTGGATGAGCGCATCACCGGCCGCATGCCCAAGAGCCTGGACTTCGCCCACGCCGCCGCCCTGCCCCTGACGGCCATCACCGCCTGGGAGATGCTGTTCGACCGGCTGCGCGTGCAAGATGCCGACCCCACGCAGAACAACGGCCTGCTGGTGATTGGCGCGGCCGGCGGGGTGGGCTCCATCCTCGTCCAGCTCGCGCGGCAGCTCACCGGGCTCACGGTGATTGGCACGGCCTCGCGCCCCGAGACGAGCGAGTGGGTGCGCAGCCTCGGCGCGCACCACGTCATCGACCACGGCAAGCCGCTCGCCGAGGAGCTCAAGCGCGCGGGACTGGGCGAGGTGCCCTATGTGGCGGGCCTTACCCACACCCATCAGCACTTCGCGCAGATCGTCGAGGCGCTCGCGCCCCAGGGCAAGGTGGTGCTGATTGACGATCCCGAGTCCATCGACGTGCGCCAGCTCAAGCGCAAGAGCGCGTCGCTGCACTGGGAGCTGATGTTCACGCGGCCGATGTACCAGACGGCGGACATGAAGCGGCAGCATGACCTGCTCAACCGGGTGGCGGACCTGGTCGATGCCGGGACGGTCAAGACGACGGTCTCGGAGCACTTCGGCACCATCAACGCCAAGAACCTTCAGCGCGCCCATGCGCTCATCGAGAGCAACAAGGCGCGCGGCAAGGTCGTCCTGGAAGGCTTCTGA
- a CDS encoding SDR family NAD(P)-dependent oxidoreductase → MGNTLQGKVAVVTGGTSGIGLATAKRFAAEGATVFITGRRQAELDAAVKAAGPNVTGIRADMSNLDDIDRLYEVVKQQKAPIDVLFANAGGGEFAPLGTITEKHFDDTFATNVKGVLFTVQKALPLLRDGASILLTSSTAGIQGTAAFSVYGASKAAIRNFARSWVLDLKDRHIRVNAISPGPIKTPGLHGLAKSEEEARAMFGYMASTIPLGRLGDPDEVAKAAVFLASDASSFVNGAELFVDGGAAQI, encoded by the coding sequence ATGGGCAACACACTTCAGGGCAAGGTGGCGGTGGTGACGGGGGGAACGTCGGGCATTGGGCTGGCCACAGCCAAGCGGTTCGCGGCCGAGGGCGCCACCGTCTTCATCACGGGCCGCCGCCAGGCGGAGCTGGACGCGGCGGTGAAGGCCGCGGGCCCGAACGTCACGGGCATCCGCGCGGACATGTCGAACCTGGACGACATCGACCGCCTCTATGAGGTGGTGAAGCAGCAGAAGGCCCCCATCGACGTCCTCTTCGCCAACGCGGGCGGCGGCGAGTTCGCCCCGCTGGGCACCATCACCGAGAAGCACTTCGACGACACCTTCGCCACCAACGTGAAGGGCGTGCTCTTCACGGTGCAGAAGGCCCTGCCGCTGCTGCGCGACGGCGCCTCCATCCTCCTCACCAGCTCCACGGCGGGCATCCAGGGCACCGCGGCATTCAGCGTCTACGGGGCGAGCAAGGCCGCCATCCGCAACTTCGCCCGGAGCTGGGTGCTGGACCTGAAGGACCGCCACATCCGCGTCAACGCCATCAGCCCCGGCCCCATCAAGACGCCCGGCCTGCACGGCCTCGCCAAGAGCGAGGAGGAGGCCCGGGCGATGTTCGGGTACATGGCCTCCACCATCCCCCTGGGCCGGCTGGGGGATCCGGACGAGGTCGCCAAGGCCGCGGTGTTCCTCGCCTCGGATGCCAGCAGCTTCGTCAACGGGGCCGAGCTCTTCGTCGACGGGGGCGCGGCCCAGATTTGA
- a CDS encoding sensor histidine kinase, with protein MSRPRPLRWHLALLTAGAVLPVVAFSGLVVLQRASHMQEVAERSLQRSAQMITFSFEREMAASLRTLQALAQSAALDHGDIESFRAEAQRVARTQPSWLTVVLLTPQGEQLVNLRRPKEAPPVLVTEPESLQRLLETREPIVGALAPGQATGQWAFPLRIPVTRDDQLRYVLTAVIIPRALQDAVTHQKPVEDSEFTRTLVDHQGRIVFRTKSPERFIGTRAHAGFLAITEARTEGVFRLDTMEGRPAYVAFSRSAAWNWISAVAVPIEAIDGPFRRSLLAVGGSGVLALLLSAAGALLFSRRFARDIHAAATAAEALASGGQPQLGPSSIAEVHRLGESLTLSARRLRQHAQEEQSARRELEQAIQARDEFLSLASHELKTPLTSLMLQTQVLQRKLQREQALPPEAAGRLLDQTTRQTQRLARLINDMLDISRITTGRLELEKETFDLAALASEVVAKLAFQLAEARCEVSVQAEGPVVGTWDRHRLEQVLTNLLTNAARYGAGTPVEVSVRRREHQAELRVKDHGRGIAPADQERIFHKFERAVNGNEVSGLGLGLFIVRELVDMHGGSVHVMSTPGQGATFTVVLSSLAGR; from the coding sequence CACCTCGCCCTGCTCACCGCGGGCGCCGTGCTCCCCGTCGTGGCGTTCTCCGGGCTCGTCGTGCTGCAGCGGGCCAGCCACATGCAGGAGGTGGCCGAGCGCAGCCTCCAGCGCTCGGCGCAGATGATCACCTTTTCCTTCGAGCGCGAGATGGCCGCGAGCCTCCGTACCCTCCAGGCCCTGGCCCAGTCCGCGGCGCTCGACCACGGTGACATCGAGAGCTTTCGCGCCGAGGCCCAGCGCGTGGCGCGGACGCAGCCCTCCTGGCTGACGGTGGTCCTGCTGACGCCGCAGGGAGAGCAGCTCGTCAACCTGAGGCGCCCGAAAGAAGCGCCTCCAGTCCTCGTGACCGAGCCCGAGAGCCTCCAGCGCCTCCTCGAGACGCGCGAGCCCATCGTCGGCGCCCTCGCCCCCGGGCAAGCCACGGGGCAATGGGCCTTCCCGCTCCGGATTCCTGTCACGCGAGACGATCAGCTTCGCTATGTGCTCACGGCCGTCATCATCCCCCGGGCCCTTCAGGATGCCGTGACCCACCAGAAACCCGTGGAGGACAGCGAGTTCACCCGCACCCTCGTCGATCACCAGGGCCGCATCGTCTTCCGCACGAAGAGCCCCGAGCGCTTCATCGGCACCCGGGCCCACGCCGGCTTCCTGGCCATCACGGAGGCCCGGACCGAAGGCGTGTTCCGTCTCGACACGATGGAGGGCAGGCCCGCCTACGTGGCCTTCAGCCGCTCCGCGGCCTGGAACTGGATCTCCGCGGTGGCCGTCCCCATCGAGGCCATCGATGGGCCCTTCCGGCGCTCGCTCCTGGCCGTGGGGGGCTCCGGGGTGCTGGCCCTCTTGCTGAGCGCGGCCGGGGCCCTCCTCTTCTCCCGCCGCTTCGCCCGGGACATCCACGCCGCGGCCACGGCCGCCGAGGCCCTGGCCTCCGGAGGCCAGCCCCAGCTCGGGCCCTCCTCCATCGCGGAGGTCCACCGGCTGGGCGAGTCGCTCACCCTCTCGGCCAGGCGCCTGCGCCAGCACGCCCAGGAGGAGCAATCCGCCCGGCGGGAGCTGGAACAGGCCATCCAGGCACGGGACGAGTTTCTCTCCCTGGCCTCTCACGAGCTGAAGACGCCGCTCACCTCGCTGATGCTCCAGACCCAGGTGCTCCAGCGCAAGCTCCAGCGGGAGCAAGCCCTGCCGCCCGAGGCCGCGGGCAGGCTGCTGGACCAGACCACCCGGCAGACCCAGCGCCTGGCACGGTTGATCAACGACATGCTCGACATCTCGCGCATCACCACCGGCAGGCTCGAGCTGGAGAAGGAGACGTTCGACCTGGCGGCGCTGGCCAGCGAGGTCGTGGCGAAGCTGGCGTTCCAATTGGCCGAGGCACGGTGCGAGGTGTCGGTGCAAGCCGAGGGGCCCGTCGTCGGGACGTGGGACCGGCACCGGCTCGAGCAGGTGCTCACCAACCTGCTCACGAACGCGGCGCGCTACGGGGCCGGAACCCCGGTCGAGGTCAGCGTGCGCCGGCGGGAGCACCAGGCCGAGCTACGGGTGAAAGACCATGGCCGTGGCATCGCCCCGGCCGACCAGGAGCGCATCTTTCACAAGTTCGAGCGGGCCGTGAACGGCAACGAGGTGAGCGGACTCGGGCTGGGGCTGTTCATCGTGCGCGAGCTGGTCGACATGCACGGAGGCTCCGTGCACGTCATGAGCACGCCCGGACAGGGCGCCACCTTCACCGTCGTCCTGTCCTCCCTGGCAGGCCGCTGA
- a CDS encoding trimeric intracellular cation channel family protein, whose amino-acid sequence MSLPLFELAHAIVWLDVLGIAVFAASGALAAARRKLNLVTFCFFAAVTSTGGGTVRDLLIGAPVFWMRDSRVIAASLTVALLVWVTPARLWRGKALDWFDAIGLAAYAVYGAAKAQSFGIPALPAAVMGVVTGCVGGVIRDVLAGEPSILLRPEIYVTAAALAAALFVGLRALGAPEPLAAGVAATAGFGLRALAIARGLALPAYRG is encoded by the coding sequence ATGAGCCTTCCCCTCTTCGAACTCGCCCATGCCATCGTCTGGCTCGATGTCCTGGGCATCGCGGTGTTCGCGGCCTCCGGGGCGCTCGCGGCGGCTCGCCGGAAGCTGAACCTCGTCACCTTCTGCTTCTTCGCCGCGGTGACCAGCACGGGCGGCGGCACCGTGCGGGACTTGCTCATTGGCGCCCCGGTCTTCTGGATGCGGGACTCGCGGGTGATCGCCGCCAGCCTCACCGTGGCGCTCCTCGTCTGGGTCACGCCCGCGCGGCTCTGGCGGGGCAAGGCGCTCGACTGGTTCGATGCGATCGGACTGGCGGCCTATGCCGTGTATGGGGCCGCGAAGGCGCAGAGCTTCGGCATTCCGGCGTTGCCCGCCGCGGTGATGGGCGTGGTGACGGGGTGCGTGGGAGGCGTCATCCGCGACGTGCTGGCCGGCGAGCCGTCGATCCTCTTGCGGCCGGAGATCTACGTCACCGCCGCGGCGCTGGCCGCCGCGCTGTTCGTGGGCCTCCGCGCGCTGGGCGCTCCCGAGCCACTCGCCGCGGGAGTCGCGGCCACCGCGGGCTTCGGCCTCCGGGCGCTCGCCATCGCCCGGGGACTCGCCCTGCCGGCCTACCGGGGCTGA
- a CDS encoding homogentisate 1,2-dioxygenase: MFERRVAGKVPRKHHIQFRDEQGALLFEECFTREGFEGPYTIAYHQKAPHTQSLAAVAHGWKVPEAVTGRPLAKRHYKSQAMKRVGGAPIDARVPLLFNADVTLGVLHPTEPDPVYFSNADGDELFYIHEGSGLVRSPLGDLRFQAEDYVFIPRGLVHRLLPDAGVPQYWLSMELKGGLHLPRQWRNEVGQLRMDAPFCHRDFRCVEFTGPQDEGLRELVVKRGEAFHGFAYQHSPLDVVGWDGTVYPWAFPILNFQPRAGLVHLPPTWHGTFAARGALICSFVPRVVDFHPEAIPCPYPHTSVDCDEFLFYCRGNFISRRGVGPGSISHHPIGMTHGPHPGAYEASIGHRTTEELAVMLDTVLPLHPTAAALNIEDPDYQNSFIP, encoded by the coding sequence ATGTTCGAGCGCCGCGTGGCTGGCAAGGTGCCCCGCAAGCACCACATCCAGTTCCGGGATGAGCAAGGGGCGCTCCTGTTCGAGGAGTGCTTCACGCGCGAGGGGTTCGAGGGGCCGTACACCATCGCCTACCACCAGAAGGCGCCGCACACGCAGAGCCTGGCGGCGGTGGCGCACGGGTGGAAGGTGCCGGAGGCCGTCACCGGACGGCCCCTGGCCAAGCGGCACTACAAGTCCCAGGCGATGAAGCGGGTGGGGGGCGCGCCGATCGACGCTCGGGTGCCCCTGCTCTTCAACGCCGATGTGACGCTCGGGGTGCTGCACCCCACGGAGCCGGACCCCGTCTACTTTAGCAACGCGGACGGGGACGAGCTCTTCTACATCCACGAGGGCAGCGGCCTGGTGCGCTCGCCGCTGGGGGACCTTCGCTTCCAGGCGGAGGACTACGTCTTCATCCCCCGGGGCCTGGTGCACCGCCTCCTGCCGGACGCGGGCGTGCCGCAGTACTGGCTCTCCATGGAGCTGAAGGGCGGCCTGCACCTGCCGAGGCAGTGGCGCAACGAGGTGGGGCAGCTGCGCATGGACGCGCCGTTCTGCCACCGGGACTTCCGGTGCGTGGAGTTCACCGGGCCCCAGGACGAGGGGCTGCGGGAGCTGGTGGTGAAGCGGGGCGAGGCGTTCCACGGCTTTGCCTACCAGCACTCGCCGCTGGACGTGGTGGGGTGGGACGGCACGGTGTACCCGTGGGCGTTTCCCATCCTCAACTTCCAGCCGCGCGCGGGGCTGGTGCACCTGCCGCCCACGTGGCACGGCACCTTCGCGGCGCGCGGGGCGCTCATCTGCTCGTTCGTGCCGCGCGTGGTGGACTTCCACCCGGAGGCCATCCCGTGCCCCTATCCGCATACCTCGGTCGACTGTGACGAGTTCCTCTTCTACTGCCGGGGCAACTTCATCAGCCGGCGGGGGGTGGGGCCGGGCAGCATCAGCCACCACCCCATCGGCATGACGCACGGGCCGCACCCGGGCGCCTACGAGGCCAGCATCGGCCACCGCACCACGGAGGAGCTGGCGGTGATGCTCGACACGGTGCTGCCGCTGCACCCCACGGCCGCGGCGCTCAACATCGAGGATCCGGACTACCAGAACAGCTTCATTCCCTGA
- a CDS encoding LysR substrate-binding domain-containing protein, producing the protein MHDLNDLFFFSEVVANGGFAPAGRALRQPKSKLSRRVAQLEERLGVRLIERSSRRFRVTDVGQAFYEHCQNVMAEVRRAEEAVAATQGEPHGTVRFSSPLGMMEPLAGILARFMVRYPRVNLQVVATNRPVDLIAERIDVALRVRTSLDTDAAFTVRTLTRSRRILVAGPPWVNHLKSATALEALREVPTLSSAEQAGEDVWELQGPGGRMDTLRHVPRLACGDFHAVREAAVAGLGVALLPTHCCEAALRSGQLVQVLPDWHGPDGMVHLVFTRRRGLPLPVAALIDHLAEHVRGPM; encoded by the coding sequence ATGCACGACCTGAACGACTTGTTCTTCTTCTCCGAGGTCGTCGCGAACGGTGGGTTCGCCCCTGCCGGCCGGGCGCTGCGGCAACCCAAGTCCAAGCTCAGCCGCCGGGTCGCGCAGCTCGAGGAGCGGCTGGGGGTGCGGCTCATCGAGCGCTCCTCGCGGCGCTTCCGGGTCACCGACGTGGGGCAGGCCTTCTACGAGCACTGCCAGAATGTCATGGCGGAGGTGCGGCGGGCCGAGGAGGCGGTGGCGGCGACCCAGGGCGAGCCCCATGGGACAGTCCGGTTCAGCAGCCCGCTGGGGATGATGGAGCCGCTGGCGGGCATCCTGGCGCGGTTCATGGTGCGCTACCCCCGGGTGAACCTGCAGGTGGTGGCCACCAACCGGCCGGTGGACCTCATCGCCGAGCGCATCGACGTGGCGCTCCGGGTACGCACCTCGCTCGACACGGACGCGGCCTTCACCGTGCGCACGCTCACCCGGAGCCGCCGCATCCTCGTGGCGGGCCCCCCGTGGGTGAACCACCTAAAGTCCGCGACGGCCCTGGAGGCCCTCCGGGAGGTGCCCACGCTGAGCTCCGCCGAACAGGCGGGAGAGGACGTCTGGGAGCTCCAGGGGCCGGGCGGGCGGATGGACACCCTCCGCCATGTGCCCCGGCTGGCGTGCGGGGACTTTCACGCCGTGCGGGAGGCGGCGGTCGCCGGGCTGGGCGTGGCGTTGCTGCCCACCCACTGCTGCGAGGCCGCCCTGCGCTCCGGACAGCTCGTCCAGGTGTTGCCGGACTGGCACGGGCCGGATGGGATGGTTCACCTCGTCTTCACCCGGCGCCGGGGACTGCCGCTTCCGGTGGCCGCGCTGATAGACCACCTCGCCGAACATGTGCGCGGTCCGATGTAA